The Flavipsychrobacter sp. genome contains the following window.
ACAGAAGTCTCAAGGGCGAGATCCTTTTTTTGATGAAGCTTTTGGTAGTCTGTTTATGGACGATCCTTTCTTTAACGACGCCTTTTTTGGGGGCAGTGTGTATAAAGATGTAAAAGTGAAGCTTAAAAGTAAGCCTGTAAAAATAAACGTACGCCCTCTACCAATAGAAGGTCAGCAGGAAAACTATGGTGGTGCTGTCGGCGATTTTACAATTAGTCAAAGTATAGACAAAACTGAGATAACTACTGATGGCGTTACCAACCTGAAGTTGGAAATAGAAGGCAGCGGCAATCTAAAATTGATAGAAGCACCTCAACTATCTCTACCCAACGGACTATCGAGCTACGAGCCACAAATATTAGATACGATAACGAGCAGAAGTACCACCATAAAAGGGAAAAAAATAATCACCTATACTATAACACCAGAAATCCCCGGTAGTTATAAAATACCAGGTGTTGTCTTTTCTTATTTTGATACAAAATCGAACGAATATATTACTGACACTACAGAACCAACAATCATAACTGTAACTGCGGGCAAAAACTACACCGCACCTGTAGTAGCAACTAAAAGCTACATAACAGACCTACATAATAATACCACAGAAGAGCTTGATGACACCAAAAAAGGAAGGCCATTATTGACCTCTGTAGGCTATTGGTCATTACACGCAGTACCAGTACTTGCATTTATTGGAGTTATACTTTGGAGAAGAAGAGAAGATGAACTCTCGCAGAACACATTATTTCATCGTAGCAAAAGAGCCAACAAAGTAGCACTAAAACGTTTAGTAACGGCAAAGAAATTAATGGAAGAACAGAAGCGTACTGCTTTCTATGAAGAAGTCTCAAAAGCGATATGGTTATACCTAAGCGACAAGCTTCATATCCCTTTATCAAGTTTATCAAAAGACAATGTGTTTGATGTACTTAACAAATACAAAATAGACACTACCCTTCAGCAAGATGTAGACAACATAATCAATGAATGTGAAACATCTCTTTATTCGGGTAGCAACACTAACAACGACATGCAGAACGCTTACCAAAAAGCCGTTACTGTTATTAGTAAACTAGAAGAATCTTTTAAAGCATGACGAAATTCACAATAATTGCTTTTCTGCTTGCACTAGTTTCTACATCAGTTTTTGCTACTAGTGACAATAATGCCAAATGGGATACCGCTAATACACTTTTTAATAACAAAGCTTATGATAGTGCCAGAGTATACTACGAACAATTGGCCCAAGATCATGAGTCTGCAGCATTGTATTATAACTTAGGCAATACCTATTATAAACTCAACAAGGTGGGAAAAGCTGTGCTTAATTATGAGCGTGCTTTGAGAATAGACCCTTCAAACAGTAAAACACAAGACAACCTATATCTTACTCAAACTAGAATAGCTAATAGAATACAAGCTACTGAGCGTATTTTCTTTATTCGATGGTGGCAAAATATTACACATGCGAGTCATGCTACATTATGGGCAATACTAGCATTAATAATTTTTGTAAGTGTTCTTATTATACATATACTCAAGAAGCTGAACATTATATCGTTTAATATTCCACAACAGGCTACAGTGGGAGCATTAGTTATTTGGCTACTTTTTTTAACATTCTCCATATTTGCTACTGATAATAAATACTATAGCCAGCAAGCTGTTGTAATGGAAAATAATTCTTCTTTTAAACAACAGCCTGATGCCACAAAAAACTCGAGCCTTATACCAGAAGGTACTAAAGTATCTATTGAGCAACAAAAGGGTTCATGGTTAGAGGTTATTTTGCCTGATGGCCGCAAGGGCTGGATGCCAGCAGAAGTATTGACAAAAATATAGGCAATTACATTTCTTTTTTGTTGGTTTGCATCATGGTATACTGGGTAACGCCGCCTTGGTGGTTAAAAGCTTATTATCCTCAACTGATATGGCGCATGCCAGATGAGGATGCTGTCTACCTGACATTTGATGATGGACCACACCCTAGTATCACTACTTTTGTGCTAGATCAACTTAGTGCAGCCAATGCCAAAGCAACTTTTTTTTGTATTGGTAAAAATGTAGACGAGCATCAGGATGTATTTAACAGAATAGTAAAAGAAGGGCACACTACAGGTAACCATACTCACAATCACTTCAACGGATGGAAACATAACACTAAAGATTACCTATCTAACATTACTAAAGCCGCCGAGCATATAGATAGTAAACTATATAGACCCCCCTATGGCAGGATAAAGAAAAACCAGATAACACAACTACAAACTTCTTCTCCGCCCTATAACATATACATGTGGGATGTACTCAGTGCTGATTTTGACATAAAAACATCCCCTCAGAAATGCCTGAACAATGTACTTAATCATATAAGACCTGGCTCTATTGTAGTATTTCATGACAGTGAAAAAGCATGGGATAGAATGAGCTATGCATTGCCCAAAGTATTGGAATACTGCAAGGAGAAAAACTGGAAAATGAAAGGATTACCAAAATAGGATCATGTACATAGATACACATACCCATATATACGACGAACAATTTGATGTTGATAGAACACAAATGCTAGAAAGAGCATTTGATGTTGATGTTAAGAAACTATATATGCCTAATTGTAATAGCCAAACAATAGAAGGCATGATGAAACTTGCTAAAGAGTACCCTGACAATTGCTACCCTATGATGGGGTTACACCCCTGCTATGTAAAAGAAGATTACAAAGAAGAGTTAGAGATAGTTTCATCATGGTTAAAAAAGGAACGCTTTTCAGCTGTAGGAGAAATAGGACTTGATTACCACTGGGACTTAACTTTCAAAGAGCAGCAAATAGAAGCCTTTAACCAACAAATAGATTTGGCATTACAATACGACCTTCCTATTGTTATACACAGCCGCTCCTCTACTCAAGACTGTATTGATATTGTAAAACAAAGACAAAATGGAAATCTAAAAGGTATTTTCCATTGCTTTGGCGACACAATAAAAGAAGCGCAACAAATCATCGACCTAGGGCTGCATATAGGTATCGGAGGAGTTGCTACATTTAAGAACAGTAAACTATCTGAAGTAATAAAACAAGTAGACATTAAACATATAGTTCTGGAAACAGACGCTCCATATCTTGCTCCTACTCCATATAGGGGCAAGCGTAATGAATGCAGTTACATTCCCTTAATAGCAGAAAAGATAGGCGACATTAAAGGCATAAGTGCTAAAGAAATAGGCAATATCACGACACAAAATGCTTTAAATATTTTCAGTAGTTAAACAAGTTCATTTTGTTACCTTTGCTCATCATTTTAGGAGAGGTGCTCGAGTGGTTGAAGAGGCACGCCTGGAAAGTGTGTATGCGGGCAACCGTATCGAGGGTTCGAATCCCTCTCTCTCCGCTGAAATCATAAAAACGTCTGCAAGTATTTCTTACAGACGCTTTTTATTTTAAATATACTTTATACTCTCCTTGTTTAGTGACCATGTCCACCCTCGTCATCATCACTATTCTTCAATTTTGCCAATAACACGTATCCACCGTTAACTACAACATTACTGTCTTGACCAATACCTTCTGACAAAGTAACCGCTGCAAACCCTCTATCTATAGATCCTATAGAAGCTTTAACCATTTTATAGTGATACATCTTACCTGAAGTACCCTCCTCTACAAATACATAATCTTCCCCTTCAAATCTTATGATGGCCGATTCTGGCAACGCATATACATCTGTAGCATTCGTTTCTATATACGCCTTTAAGAACATACCCGGCAACAACTTAACATCTTCATTATCTAAATGACAATGCACGAGTACTGTACGTTCTTTACTTATTTCTCTACCTATAAGATGCACTACCGCACTACGCTCTTCTGTTTCGTTAGCTAGTTTTAATCTCACAGACTGCCCTTCTTCTAACCTCGATATATCCTTTTCAAAAACTGTTAACTCTACATGCAAATGCTCAGTGTTAACAATTCGAAAAAGCACATCTTGAGGCGAAACATACTGTCCAACATTAACATTCACTTTAGTAATATAGCCACTTATAGGAGCATAGACATTAATTGTACTGCTGATCTCTCCGTTCTCAATAGACGAAGGTTTAATGCTCATTAACTTAAGCTTGCTTTCCAGCCCTTTGTATCTTGCCTGTAGAGATAGAAAACTAGCTTTTGCTTGTTGCAATGTTTTTTCCGAGTTTACTTTTTCTTCCGCCAGTTGCTTTTGTCTATTATATTCTTTTACAGCAAACTCATATTGGCCTTTAACATCAAGATAGTCTTGTTGTATTTGAACATAATCTAAGTTTTCCAACACTGCTATCACTTGCCCTTTTTTCACGTAAACACCTTCTAGCAAACTCGTTCTTTTTACAAAACCTGCAAGAGGTATGGAGACACTTACCATTTGCTGCGGAGGAACATCTAACTTACCGTTTGCTACAATTACATTTCCCATTTTACGTGTGGTAACTTTATCAGTTTTTATACCTGCCGAAGAATACTGCTCTTGAGTGAGTGTAATTTCATCTGCTATTGTTTCATGATGCTCGTTAGCAGTGTGTTCTTCTTTATTACTACTATTACCATTATTGCACGCCATAAATAACAAAAGCGGCAATATTGATAATATAAACTTGAATACTTTCATCTTTATATATATTTAGAGATTACTGCCAGTAAGATATTCTAGCTTTAATATAGACTGGTTGTAATTGTTTATTGTTTTTAAATATTGTTGTTTAATACTTTGCACCTGTTGCAGATTAATGAGATATGCAGTATAACTTATTTCCCCAGCTTGATATGCCTTTACAGACTGATTTCCTATAAGCTCTGCGTTATCAAGCCCAACCCTATTATAATAATCTAGCGCATTCTTTTGTTTGATATATTCTTGAACACTTTGTTCATATAGCCCTTTCAGTACTATACTACCATTTCTATATTTCATAATAGCACTTTCCTTCCTTGCATGCTCCGCTTTTATCTTGGCAATATGTGGCCCTATCCACAGTGGAACAGAAATC
Protein-coding sequences here:
- a CDS encoding tetratricopeptide repeat protein, which codes for MTKFTIIAFLLALVSTSVFATSDNNAKWDTANTLFNNKAYDSARVYYEQLAQDHESAALYYNLGNTYYKLNKVGKAVLNYERALRIDPSNSKTQDNLYLTQTRIANRIQATERIFFIRWWQNITHASHATLWAILALIIFVSVLIIHILKKLNIISFNIPQQATVGALVIWLLFLTFSIFATDNKYYSQQAVVMENNSSFKQQPDATKNSSLIPEGTKVSIEQQKGSWLEVILPDGRKGWMPAEVLTKI
- a CDS encoding BatD family protein, which produces MMHKRQTLRIFIISVLILLGSFNAIAQEVVFYLQAGADKMGIEDQMNIQYTIKNVSGVNSVTPDKSIHDNFNILGGPYSSTSSNISVINGNMTRSMSLSITYVVQPKKKGTLTIPEAIAVDASGTKYKSNSLKVEVVDGSIARQQQQQRQQYYDDPFEALRQQRQRQLEALRQRQQQLRQQQGQQQQQGNNEIASQEDLDKNLFIKVTVDKNDVYVGEQITATYKLYARIPMNASISKLPSLNGFWTQDFDIPTGRDVKPVTEMYDGKEYQVFTLKKSALFPQQTGTLELDAAEADGVARIIQKSQGRDPFFDEAFGSLFMDDPFFNDAFFGGSVYKDVKVKLKSKPVKINVRPLPIEGQQENYGGAVGDFTISQSIDKTEITTDGVTNLKLEIEGSGNLKLIEAPQLSLPNGLSSYEPQILDTITSRSTTIKGKKIITYTITPEIPGSYKIPGVVFSYFDTKSNEYITDTTEPTIITVTAGKNYTAPVVATKSYITDLHNNTTEELDDTKKGRPLLTSVGYWSLHAVPVLAFIGVILWRRREDELSQNTLFHRSKRANKVALKRLVTAKKLMEEQKRTAFYEEVSKAIWLYLSDKLHIPLSSLSKDNVFDVLNKYKIDTTLQQDVDNIINECETSLYSGSNTNNDMQNAYQKAVTVISKLEESFKA
- a CDS encoding polysaccharide deacetylase family protein — encoded protein: MVYWVTPPWWLKAYYPQLIWRMPDEDAVYLTFDDGPHPSITTFVLDQLSAANAKATFFCIGKNVDEHQDVFNRIVKEGHTTGNHTHNHFNGWKHNTKDYLSNITKAAEHIDSKLYRPPYGRIKKNQITQLQTSSPPYNIYMWDVLSADFDIKTSPQKCLNNVLNHIRPGSIVVFHDSEKAWDRMSYALPKVLEYCKEKNWKMKGLPK
- a CDS encoding efflux RND transporter periplasmic adaptor subunit — translated: MKVFKFILSILPLLLFMACNNGNSSNKEEHTANEHHETIADEITLTQEQYSSAGIKTDKVTTRKMGNVIVANGKLDVPPQQMVSVSIPLAGFVKRTSLLEGVYVKKGQVIAVLENLDYVQIQQDYLDVKGQYEFAVKEYNRQKQLAEEKVNSEKTLQQAKASFLSLQARYKGLESKLKLMSIKPSSIENGEISSTINVYAPISGYITKVNVNVGQYVSPQDVLFRIVNTEHLHVELTVFEKDISRLEEGQSVRLKLANETEERSAVVHLIGREISKERTVLVHCHLDNEDVKLLPGMFLKAYIETNATDVYALPESAIIRFEGEDYVFVEEGTSGKMYHYKMVKASIGSIDRGFAAVTLSEGIGQDSNVVVNGGYVLLAKLKNSDDDEGGHGH
- a CDS encoding TatD family hydrolase, producing the protein MYIDTHTHIYDEQFDVDRTQMLERAFDVDVKKLYMPNCNSQTIEGMMKLAKEYPDNCYPMMGLHPCYVKEDYKEELEIVSSWLKKERFSAVGEIGLDYHWDLTFKEQQIEAFNQQIDLALQYDLPIVIHSRSSTQDCIDIVKQRQNGNLKGIFHCFGDTIKEAQQIIDLGLHIGIGGVATFKNSKLSEVIKQVDIKHIVLETDAPYLAPTPYRGKRNECSYIPLIAEKIGDIKGISAKEIGNITTQNALNIFSS